In Chitinivibrionia bacterium, the following are encoded in one genomic region:
- a CDS encoding outer membrane lipoprotein-sorting protein, giving the protein MNKKITAALVLLIAGTAFTLFAAKTPTAQELLARVDKNEIFTTIQYEAEMIIEHNNRRFVKTMNAWARENSDSFIEFTNPEDAETRYLRRGGRLFVYSPDNEGVMLISGHMLRESMMGSDMSYEDAINNEPLSERYTAEIVGSQTLQDKDTWILELKAKRRTESYPKRRLFIDKENGDLLRSELFALSGAMLKEQNLIRVEVIGGRRFPVEVEVRDLLRRNSRTIFVMRNVILDKPIPDAVFSMRNLER; this is encoded by the coding sequence ATGAACAAAAAAATCACAGCGGCTTTGGTACTGCTGATTGCGGGAACGGCTTTCACACTTTTCGCCGCAAAAACGCCGACCGCGCAGGAACTGCTTGCCCGCGTGGACAAAAACGAAATTTTCACGACTATCCAATACGAAGCGGAAATGATAATCGAGCATAACAACCGCCGATTTGTCAAAACGATGAACGCTTGGGCGCGCGAAAATTCCGACAGTTTTATTGAATTTACAAATCCCGAAGACGCAGAAACACGATATTTGCGGCGCGGCGGACGGCTTTTTGTGTATTCTCCCGACAATGAGGGGGTAATGCTTATATCGGGACACATGCTGCGCGAATCGATGATGGGCTCCGATATGTCTTACGAAGACGCGATAAACAACGAACCGCTCTCCGAAAGATACACTGCGGAAATAGTCGGCTCGCAAACTTTGCAAGACAAAGATACCTGGATATTGGAACTTAAAGCGAAACGTCGCACCGAAAGTTATCCGAAACGCAGATTGTTTATAGACAAGGAAAACGGCGACCTGCTTCGAAGCGAACTTTTTGCACTTTCGGGCGCAATGCTCAAAGAACAAAACCTCATAAGAGTGGAAGTTATAGGCGGACGACGTTTCCCCGTAGAAGTCGAAGTGCGGGATTTGCTGAGACGAAACAGCAGAACGATATTCGTAATGCGAAACGTAATTCTCGACAAACCAATCCCCGACGCCGTGTTCAGTATGAGAAATTTGGAGCGATAG
- a CDS encoding FtsX-like permease family protein translates to MTTTAQQKQGGGTATLAKIAYRNIWRNPRRTAFCFAAVGIAVFFITVYSGYIGGMLGSMTKLVQVFELGHVQVVSQEFEADQEFLPVQYPVANGRNWRELADEIKQISGVRAVFPRINTMATLQESTVKHAVLWGLNIEDETAANNFNLTNRSNGLIEGRFPKHGANEAAVGHIFAQRSGLTIGDRIPLMTVSAQFSNRIWSPVITGIYDFDFFRFDERFIIVDFERLQRLLSMGDGTQQLIIFADDEKLSAQIAAKVKEIVGEENIATQWRENYWVAVMEAMRPMYVVIFLVFLIVASFLIVNTVVMIVHERIKEIGMMGCLGMTRHEIVTVFFFESLFMAALGALIGVIFGGILTAIGAHFPLRIGDMLGNQFSEMPLANVIFLEFNVWNLVQAWIMGVVVASLFTLIPSLKSAFVEPVEALRR, encoded by the coding sequence ATGACAACCACAGCGCAACAAAAACAGGGCGGCGGCACGGCGACACTTGCAAAAATCGCCTACCGCAACATCTGGCGAAACCCGCGGCGCACGGCTTTTTGCTTTGCGGCGGTCGGAATAGCGGTGTTTTTTATTACCGTATATTCGGGATATATCGGCGGAATGCTCGGCAGTATGACAAAATTGGTGCAGGTTTTTGAACTCGGACACGTGCAAGTGGTATCGCAGGAATTTGAGGCTGACCAAGAGTTTTTACCCGTCCAATATCCCGTAGCAAACGGCAGAAATTGGCGGGAATTGGCGGACGAAATAAAGCAAATTTCGGGTGTCCGCGCCGTTTTTCCGCGCATAAACACTATGGCGACCCTGCAAGAAAGCACCGTAAAACACGCAGTTCTCTGGGGACTTAACATAGAAGACGAAACTGCGGCAAACAACTTTAATTTAACCAATCGTAGCAACGGGCTTATAGAAGGGCGCTTCCCAAAACACGGCGCAAACGAAGCCGCGGTCGGGCACATTTTTGCACAACGCTCAGGGCTTACAATAGGCGACAGAATTCCGCTTATGACGGTATCGGCGCAGTTTTCAAACCGTATTTGGAGCCCCGTTATTACAGGAATTTACGACTTCGATTTTTTCCGCTTTGACGAGCGTTTTATAATCGTGGATTTTGAACGGCTTCAGCGGCTTCTTTCTATGGGAGACGGAACGCAACAACTAATAATTTTTGCGGACGACGAAAAACTAAGCGCACAAATCGCTGCCAAAGTCAAAGAAATCGTCGGCGAAGAAAACATCGCTACACAGTGGCGCGAAAACTACTGGGTCGCAGTAATGGAAGCAATGCGCCCGATGTATGTCGTAATATTTTTGGTGTTTTTAATCGTCGCAAGTTTTTTAATAGTAAACACGGTAGTAATGATAGTCCACGAGCGAATAAAAGAAATAGGAATGATGGGTTGCCTCGGTATGACGCGGCACGAAATCGTCACGGTTTTCTTTTTCGAGTCGCTTTTTATGGCGGCTTTGGGAGCGCTAATCGGAGTAATTTTCGGCGGAATTTTGACGGCGATAGGAGCGCATTTTCCGCTTCGCATAGGCGATATGCTGGGCAACCAATTCAGCGAAATGCCGCTTGCCAACGTAATTTTCTTGGAATTCAACGTATGGAATTTGGTGCAGGCGTGGATTATGGGCGTAGTAGTAGCCTCGCTTTTTACGCTAATTCCATCGCTGAAAAGCGCCTTTGTAGAGCCCGTCGAGGCGCTGAGGAGATAA